AGCCGCTTGGCCATTGGCTCCAAATAAAGATCAAGCGATGCGCTTACCATAATCAAACGGTGCCCCTGTTGCTTATGCCAGTGTATTTTCTCAATTGCGGCGGGGCGAAACCAGCGTTCTATTTCTTTTGCATGCTCTTTGCCTATTGCTTGCAATTTATCGAGCGATTGACCAACAAATAATTTAGCCACTATTTTTTCTTTAAAGCTATCCCGATTAGAGATGCCAACGCCAACTTTAATCGCCTCTCCCACTAAAGAAAATAAAGCTAAATAGACAGCGCGTTTGCCAAAAGCTTTTTTTAAATAGGGGATAAAAGTGTCTTTTGTGGTAATCGTGCCATCAAAATCAAATGCGGCCACAACTGGTTTTACAGAATAGACTTGCGTCAAGTTATCACTCCTATATCAAATAGATTGATCAATATAAATAATCTCATTGATCATAATTGTGCGTTACATCCTGCGGATTTAAAGGTTGTAAGCCTTGTTGCGATACCTCAATAGCGGGCATGAGTAATAGTAATTCATTACATAAACGAAGCGTTGTTTGGCTTAATTCTGCACTCAACCAATAACAAGCGCTCGCACTTTGATCAGCCACCGGCAGGTTATTGAGCAACATTTCAGGATGCAAAAAACGAATCCCATGCGCCGCTCTAAATAGCGTTTTTACCACCGCTTTGCGAAATACACCTTTGTCAGACAGTGGCTCGGCATTTTTGCTAGCCACATCACTCATTCGGTCAAACACGCTATAAAGCGTACGCTGCCCACGCTGAATCGATTCAAAGCGCGTTGTACTTTGCTCGCATTCGCTAGCCGCGGAAGAAATTAAGCCGCGCATGGCAATTAAGCGAGTATTAAATCGCCCTAGTGCAGCTTCCATATCTAGCGGCGCACGCCGAGCAATACGGCTATACATTAGCGCTGATTCACGCAAATTATCTGCCAGCAAAAATCGCCAATGATCTAAGGCGCGCTGCGGGAATAAAGACGCGGCCACAATGGCAATCAAAGAGCCTAAAGCAACATTGGCCGTACGCCAGAGTGATTCAGAAACCGTACCATCCCCAACCCCGGCCACAATGACCAAGGTAATCCCAACCGTCAGTGCGGTATAACCCGCCTTACCAATAGCGTGATAGGCACTGAACAACACCACCAAGCCCATCCAAAGATAACAAAGCAAGGGCGATGCACCATAGAACGCAATTGCAAGCAGCCCCGCAAGCGCGCCAACGGTCGTACCCACCGTGCGCTGCCGCGTTTTCTGCGCCACTGCACCTAAGTGCGGCACATTGCCGAGCATCACCACAATGGTCACCAACATCCAGCTTCCGTGTTGGATCGGCAAGCCAAGATTAATGATCAGGCCAAAAGCAAAGGCCAAAGTCACCCGCAGCGCATGGATTAAACGATGGTGCTGATAGAGGAACAAGGGATTGTTAGCGGCACGCCAAGGTGTAGATAAAGCTCGAATTAATTTCATCAGCAGGCTATTGAGCAAAGCAACAGTTTAAAGGGAC
This genomic interval from Iodobacter fluviatilis contains the following:
- a CDS encoding HAD-IB family hydrolase; translated protein: MTQVYSVKPVVAAFDFDGTITTKDTFIPYLKKAFGKRAVYLALFSLVGEAIKVGVGISNRDSFKEKIVAKLFVGQSLDKLQAIGKEHAKEIERWFRPAAIEKIHWHKQQGHRLIMVSASLDLYLEPMAKRLGFDELLCTRLSAKNNVLSGRLLGANCRGIGKTVQLELLVGPLAGIELYAYGDSAGDKEMLEAAMHPFFKPFIAN
- a CDS encoding FUSC family protein is translated as MKLIRALSTPWRAANNPLFLYQHHRLIHALRVTLAFAFGLIINLGLPIQHGSWMLVTIVVMLGNVPHLGAVAQKTRQRTVGTTVGALAGLLAIAFYGASPLLCYLWMGLVVLFSAYHAIGKAGYTALTVGITLVIVAGVGDGTVSESLWRTANVALGSLIAIVAASLFPQRALDHWRFLLADNLRESALMYSRIARRAPLDMEAALGRFNTRLIAMRGLISSAASECEQSTTRFESIQRGQRTLYSVFDRMSDVASKNAEPLSDKGVFRKAVVKTLFRAAHGIRFLHPEMLLNNLPVADQSASACYWLSAELSQTTLRLCNELLLLMPAIEVSQQGLQPLNPQDVTHNYDQ